A window of Verrucomicrobiales bacterium contains these coding sequences:
- a CDS encoding electron transfer flavoprotein subunit beta/FixA family protein: protein VYRREKPDFVLMGKQAIDDDSNQVGQMLAALLGIGQATFVSKLELIEGNRRARCARETDAGIETISVALPAILTTDLRLNEPRYVSLPGIMKAKKKPVDEVSLADLGVSPVSRTRILKLETPPKRKAGVRVKTVDELIGKLRTEAKVI, encoded by the coding sequence GTATATCGGCGCGAGAAGCCTGACTTCGTTTTGATGGGCAAGCAGGCGATAGATGACGACTCCAATCAAGTGGGCCAGATGCTGGCTGCGCTGCTGGGGATCGGTCAGGCGACTTTTGTTTCCAAACTTGAGCTGATCGAGGGCAACCGTCGGGCACGCTGCGCGCGCGAAACGGATGCCGGCATTGAGACGATCTCGGTGGCCTTGCCGGCGATTTTGACGACCGACCTTCGTCTGAACGAGCCCCGGTACGTGTCCCTCCCCGGAATCATGAAGGCCAAAAAGAAACCGGTGGATGAAGTTTCCCTGGCAGATTTGGGCGTGAGTCCGGTGTCGCGCACGCGAATTCTGAAGCTGGAGACGCCGCCTAAGCGGAAGGCCGGCGTGCGGGTTAAGACCGTGGACGAGCTGATTGGCAAGCTGCGCACGGAAGCGAAGGTCATCTAA
- a CDS encoding electron transfer flavoprotein subunit alpha/FixB family protein, with protein MPKILVLAEHDHGTLKLATLSALGFARQATLEGRGTYEILVIGSQIGPVATALASYGAERVLVADDASLAEPLADVQSQLIADVAKARGADWVVGAASTYTKDILPRAAALLDAVMLSDLVGLEASAGDYVYRRVLYAGNIIATVQLDGAQRCFTVRAAAFPAPATVGAASPIESVAYAPAGAGGQMAFVTREGKASGRPDATEAKIVVSGGRALKNSEDFERLVGGLADVLGAAVGSSRALVDSGITPNSLQIGQTGKVVAPDLYVAVGISGAIQHMAGMKDTKVIAAINKDPDAPIFEVADYGLVADVYQAVPELMEKLKRA; from the coding sequence ATGCCTAAAATTCTAGTCTTAGCCGAACACGATCACGGCACGTTGAAGCTGGCGACACTCTCGGCCTTGGGGTTCGCCCGTCAAGCGACTTTGGAGGGGCGTGGAACTTACGAGATTCTCGTCATTGGAAGCCAAATCGGCCCGGTGGCGACCGCCTTGGCGTCCTATGGGGCGGAGCGTGTGCTGGTCGCCGATGACGCGTCGCTCGCCGAACCCCTGGCGGATGTGCAATCCCAGTTGATTGCGGACGTCGCCAAGGCGCGCGGAGCTGACTGGGTGGTGGGAGCGGCCTCCACCTACACCAAGGACATTCTTCCGCGGGCGGCGGCGCTGTTGGATGCGGTCATGCTCAGTGATCTGGTGGGACTTGAAGCGAGTGCGGGAGACTATGTTTACCGTCGAGTGCTTTACGCCGGGAACATCATTGCGACGGTGCAACTCGACGGTGCCCAGCGTTGCTTTACGGTTCGCGCGGCTGCGTTTCCGGCTCCGGCTACCGTCGGCGCCGCTTCCCCAATTGAATCCGTCGCCTACGCGCCGGCTGGCGCAGGGGGACAGATGGCCTTTGTGACACGCGAGGGAAAGGCTTCCGGACGACCCGATGCCACCGAGGCCAAGATTGTGGTTTCGGGCGGGCGCGCCCTGAAGAATAGCGAGGACTTTGAGCGATTGGTGGGCGGACTCGCCGATGTCCTGGGGGCGGCGGTGGGATCCTCCCGCGCCTTAGTGGATTCGGGCATCACCCCCAATTCGCTGCAGATTGGTCAGACGGGCAAAGTTGTGGCCCCCGATCTCTATGTAGCGGTCGGGATTTCAGGCGCGATCCAGCACATGGCGGGCATGAAGGACACGAAAGTGATCGCTGCCATCAACAAGGACCCTGACGCCCCTATCTTTGAGGTGGCCGACTATGGGTTGGTGGCTGATGTGTATCAGGCTGTGCCCGAGTTGATGGAGAAGCTCAAGCGCGCATGA
- a CDS encoding 4Fe-4S dicluster domain-containing protein, with translation MTYTRETFGNIPALSQWLFYVLAALSVAVFCFGIWRRFQLWRQGQPIDLSGLLVGSVKERLARWKPGLRRVAVEGFGQQRVRGRGLPSWSHAVLVAGFLMLFLGTTLLEVDHLAGMVSERLKFHRGTYYLIYEFTLDVFGLLFLLGCMGFLIRRIRRPASVGHRPSDWMVLALFIAIGVTGYWVEGLRIAWQQPTGLGASCSPVGRWVAAGFAGWTESQARAWHLGVWWLHAILVFGFFACIPFTRLIHFVTGPLNLFLTKPALGELVPITVEEMEKTERMGVSEIRHFTQAQLLSLDACMECGRCEEACPAFATAKPLSPKKVVQDLKGIMSGIVGNAPATSVHEVIAAETLWSCTACNACAFVCPVRIDPVRLIIDMRRHLVAEGGLSGTAAVALRRMQSSANPWGLPPSERGRWMESAATDAPGTTPGAPT, from the coding sequence ATGACCTACACTCGCGAAACGTTCGGCAACATTCCCGCGTTATCGCAGTGGCTGTTCTATGTTCTGGCCGCGCTTTCGGTGGCTGTTTTTTGTTTTGGAATCTGGAGGCGCTTCCAACTGTGGAGGCAGGGTCAGCCGATCGATCTGAGCGGCCTGCTGGTGGGAAGCGTGAAGGAGCGCCTGGCCCGGTGGAAGCCGGGGCTGCGTCGGGTGGCGGTGGAGGGCTTTGGGCAGCAGCGCGTCCGCGGCCGCGGGCTCCCCAGTTGGTCGCATGCCGTGCTGGTAGCCGGGTTTCTCATGCTCTTTCTGGGAACAACCCTGCTGGAGGTGGATCACCTGGCGGGGATGGTTTCCGAACGACTGAAGTTTCATCGCGGCACTTACTACCTCATTTACGAGTTCACATTGGATGTGTTCGGGTTGTTGTTCTTGCTGGGCTGCATGGGATTTCTGATTCGCCGAATTCGGAGGCCGGCCAGTGTCGGCCACCGGCCGAGCGATTGGATGGTCCTGGCCTTGTTTATCGCCATCGGAGTGACTGGCTACTGGGTGGAGGGATTGCGCATTGCCTGGCAGCAGCCCACCGGACTCGGAGCCTCCTGCTCCCCGGTGGGAAGGTGGGTGGCCGCAGGTTTTGCGGGATGGACTGAGTCGCAGGCCCGAGCCTGGCATTTGGGCGTATGGTGGCTCCATGCGATCTTGGTGTTCGGGTTTTTCGCCTGCATCCCGTTCACGCGTCTGATTCATTTTGTGACCGGTCCGCTGAATCTCTTTCTGACCAAGCCTGCCCTCGGGGAACTGGTTCCTATCACCGTGGAGGAGATGGAAAAGACGGAGCGGATGGGGGTGAGCGAGATTCGCCATTTCACGCAAGCGCAGTTACTCAGCCTGGATGCCTGCATGGAGTGTGGGCGCTGCGAAGAGGCTTGTCCGGCGTTCGCTACCGCGAAGCCGCTGTCGCCGAAGAAAGTAGTTCAGGACCTCAAGGGCATCATGTCGGGCATCGTCGGGAATGCTCCAGCGACCTCGGTTCACGAGGTAATTGCGGCCGAGACCCTGTGGTCCTGTACCGCGTGCAATGCGTGTGCGTTCGTTTGTCCGGTTCGTATCGACCCGGTCCGGTTGATCATTGATATGCGGCGTCACCTCGTCGCGGAGGGCGGTCTGAGCGGAACAGCTGCGGTGGCCTTGCGCCGCATGCAGTCGAGTGCAAACCCGTGGGGGTTGCCTCCCTCCGAGCGAGGCCGCTGGATGGAGTCCGCCGCGACAGATGCCCCGGGAACGACTCCGGGTGCTCCCACCTGA
- a CDS encoding (Fe-S)-binding protein has product MSDSSSEFRIPTVKENPSFEVLYWVGCAGSYDRRAQRVARAMARLLHAAGVNYAVLGGEEKCTGDSARRLGDEFLFQELAEANIATLKKHQVRDIVAHCPHCVNVFLKDYPQFGGHYRVRHHTQLLAELLEQGRLKLPQGVSSPLQGGVTYHDPCYLARVNGIHDAPRAVLGAVLSAGKAGPLREMSRCREKTFCCGAGGGRMWMEENPSQRVSGERAKEALGTGASTVAVGCPFCLTMMSDGVASKGTEARVRDVAELLAEQMGF; this is encoded by the coding sequence ATGAGCGACTCATCGAGTGAATTTCGGATACCCACGGTGAAGGAGAATCCTTCCTTCGAGGTGCTGTATTGGGTTGGCTGTGCGGGGTCGTATGACCGTCGGGCTCAGCGCGTGGCGCGCGCCATGGCCCGACTGCTGCATGCGGCCGGGGTCAATTACGCCGTTCTGGGCGGTGAGGAAAAGTGCACGGGCGACTCCGCCCGTCGGTTGGGGGACGAGTTCCTATTCCAGGAATTGGCGGAAGCCAATATTGCCACGCTGAAGAAGCATCAGGTGCGCGACATTGTTGCCCATTGCCCCCACTGCGTGAATGTCTTCCTCAAGGACTATCCCCAATTCGGCGGTCACTATCGCGTCCGGCACCACACCCAACTTTTGGCCGAACTGCTGGAGCAGGGACGGCTGAAGCTGCCCCAGGGTGTCAGCTCGCCGCTTCAGGGCGGGGTGACGTATCACGATCCCTGCTATCTGGCGCGGGTGAATGGGATTCACGACGCCCCTCGCGCGGTTCTGGGGGCGGTGCTTTCGGCGGGGAAGGCTGGCCCGCTGCGGGAAATGTCGCGTTGTCGGGAAAAGACCTTTTGCTGCGGTGCCGGCGGGGGGCGCATGTGGATGGAGGAGAATCCCTCCCAGCGCGTTTCCGGCGAGCGAGCCAAGGAGGCCTTGGGCACGGGGGCTTCGACCGTCGCGGTGGGGTGTCCGTTCTGCCTGACCATGATGTCGGACGGTGTCGCCAGCAAGGGCACCGAGGCCCGAGTTCGGGATGTGGCTGAGCTGTTGGCGGAGCAGATGGGATTTTAG
- a CDS encoding acyl-CoA dehydrogenase family protein, translating to MSELQTLAPHLVGGNFLLQDTDPSKVFTPEDLTSDQRQMAETAQKFMDKDVLSQLDALEHQSPGLAVKLFKKAGEIGLLGIEVPEEHGGLGLGKTTSIGVSEQLTRLGGFGVTCGAHSGIGTQPLVYFGTAHQKEKYLSKLATGEWMAAYCLSEPSSGSDALAMRTKAVLSADGKHYVLNGTKMWISNGGWADLFTVFAKVDGQHVTAFLVERSFAGVSTGKEEHKLGLKTSSTCRIILEDVQVPVENVLGEVGKAAYIAFNILNFGRFGLGAGAVGAAKDLLRLGAKYASERSQFGRPIASFGLIQHKIGEGAAQVFAAESAVYRTAGMIDEVMNGGELISSMSPGYPRGLDEFALECSILKVACSETLDFVADEMLQVHGGYGYTEEFPAARGYRDSRINRIFEGTNEINRLFIPGSLLRRAQKGRFPLMQAITKVAKEMLDYSPWEESSDELANARAFLGNAKRLVLFLSGVAHQRFGDKLLEQQEVLGALSDLIIDLFLGESAVLRVLKTRSRGAATGSMASLAMVFVNESAMRMEQNAKTALAAISEGDELRTHLGMVRRLLRWTPINSVALRRHLAQRISDRGSYGALLQ from the coding sequence ATGAGCGAACTACAAACATTGGCGCCCCATTTGGTGGGTGGAAATTTTCTTCTTCAGGACACCGATCCGTCGAAGGTCTTCACACCCGAGGATCTCACCTCTGACCAGCGCCAGATGGCGGAGACGGCGCAGAAGTTTATGGACAAGGATGTGCTGTCGCAGCTGGACGCACTGGAGCACCAGTCGCCTGGTCTGGCGGTCAAACTCTTCAAGAAGGCCGGGGAGATCGGACTTCTGGGAATCGAAGTCCCTGAGGAGCACGGCGGCCTGGGGCTGGGCAAAACCACCAGCATCGGTGTGTCTGAACAGTTGACCCGCCTGGGTGGCTTCGGAGTGACCTGCGGCGCCCACAGTGGGATCGGCACGCAGCCCCTGGTTTATTTTGGAACCGCGCACCAGAAGGAGAAGTATCTCTCCAAGCTCGCCACGGGCGAATGGATGGCCGCGTATTGCCTGAGCGAGCCCTCCTCCGGATCCGACGCCCTCGCAATGCGCACCAAGGCTGTGCTGTCCGCCGACGGCAAACACTACGTTCTCAACGGCACCAAGATGTGGATCAGCAACGGGGGATGGGCCGACCTCTTTACTGTGTTCGCCAAGGTAGACGGACAGCATGTTACGGCTTTCTTGGTTGAACGTTCGTTCGCCGGAGTGTCGACCGGCAAAGAGGAGCACAAACTTGGACTCAAGACATCCTCGACCTGCCGGATTATCCTGGAGGATGTCCAGGTGCCGGTCGAGAACGTGTTGGGGGAGGTGGGGAAGGCGGCCTACATCGCCTTCAACATTCTCAACTTTGGTCGCTTTGGCCTGGGTGCTGGTGCGGTGGGCGCTGCGAAGGATCTGCTCCGATTGGGAGCCAAGTATGCCTCGGAGCGTTCCCAGTTCGGACGCCCCATCGCCTCCTTCGGCTTGATCCAGCACAAGATCGGGGAAGGGGCGGCCCAGGTCTTCGCGGCTGAGAGTGCGGTTTATCGCACGGCCGGGATGATTGACGAAGTGATGAACGGGGGCGAGCTGATCAGCTCCATGTCGCCGGGTTATCCGCGCGGCTTGGATGAGTTCGCGCTGGAGTGTTCCATTCTGAAGGTGGCCTGCAGCGAGACCCTGGACTTCGTGGCGGATGAGATGCTGCAGGTGCACGGGGGCTATGGTTATACCGAAGAGTTTCCGGCCGCGCGGGGTTACCGCGATTCACGCATCAATCGAATCTTTGAGGGCACCAACGAGATCAATCGCTTGTTCATCCCGGGATCCCTCCTGAGGCGGGCGCAGAAGGGGCGTTTTCCCCTGATGCAGGCCATCACCAAAGTGGCGAAAGAGATGTTGGATTACAGCCCGTGGGAAGAAAGTTCGGACGAGCTGGCCAACGCCCGGGCCTTCCTAGGCAATGCCAAACGGTTGGTGCTCTTTCTCTCAGGAGTTGCGCATCAGCGCTTCGGAGACAAGTTGCTGGAGCAGCAGGAGGTGTTGGGGGCTCTCAGCGACCTGATCATCGATCTCTTCCTAGGCGAGAGCGCGGTGTTGAGGGTGTTGAAAACGCGCTCGCGCGGCGCGGCGACCGGGTCGATGGCGAGCCTGGCGATGGTTTTTGTCAACGAGAGCGCGATGCGGATGGAGCAGAATGCCAAGACGGCCTTGGCCGCGATTTCCGAGGGCGACGAGCTTCGCACGCATCTCGGGATGGTGCGACGGCTCTTGCGCTGGACTCCGATCAATAGCGTCGCCCTCCGGCGCCACCTGGCGCAGCGGATCTCCGATCGCGGAAGTTACGGAGCCCTGCTCCAGTGA
- a CDS encoding Gfo/Idh/MocA family oxidoreductase — MNSAKSLNRRQFIHRTGAGVALFNILPGTILNGAKAPGPNSKLNIAGIGIGSRGGADVGEIAGLGHNIAALCDVDEKYAGKEFSKYPNAKRFTDYRVMLDKMGKEIDGVIIGTPDHTHAVIAMEAMKRGKHVFCEKPLTHTVYEARKLMAAASKYKVVTQLGNQGHSSNSIRRLCEWVWAGAIGKVHTVHAGCDAFKNVYCQIPNLGKVGEKHEVPKGLDYDLWVGPVEFKPYSPLWVPWNWRGWMHFGGGVIGDWICHVVDPAYWALDLGAPTSVTAEVTNYDPVKQGLTYPSGTRITFEFPAKKDRGPVKLVWHDGNTTIPKPADFPNDEKVPGTGAILFGDKGMIVHGSHGGSGCHLLPEGLMDQYSGKNAPPEKIARVKGHGWDWIDAIQNGRAAGSDFDYGGRLTQVALLGLIAIRYPGQTLLWNDKVMKFTNHKEANTWLRSEYRSGWKL; from the coding sequence ATGAACTCAGCTAAATCACTGAACCGAAGACAGTTTATCCATCGCACCGGCGCCGGAGTGGCGTTGTTCAACATCCTCCCTGGAACGATCTTGAACGGTGCGAAGGCGCCTGGACCCAACAGCAAGCTTAACATCGCGGGCATCGGTATCGGCAGCCGCGGAGGAGCCGATGTCGGTGAAATCGCCGGATTGGGTCACAACATCGCGGCACTGTGCGATGTGGACGAGAAGTATGCGGGCAAGGAATTTTCCAAATACCCGAACGCCAAGCGGTTCACAGATTACCGGGTGATGCTGGACAAGATGGGGAAAGAGATCGACGGGGTGATCATCGGCACTCCTGACCACACCCACGCCGTCATCGCCATGGAAGCCATGAAGCGCGGCAAGCACGTCTTCTGCGAAAAACCGCTGACCCACACGGTCTACGAGGCTAGGAAACTGATGGCCGCCGCCAGCAAGTACAAGGTGGTGACGCAGCTGGGCAACCAGGGGCATTCCAGCAACTCGATTCGTCGGCTCTGCGAATGGGTCTGGGCCGGAGCGATCGGCAAGGTCCATACCGTCCATGCCGGCTGTGACGCCTTCAAGAACGTCTATTGTCAGATTCCCAACCTAGGCAAGGTGGGTGAAAAACACGAAGTTCCCAAGGGCCTGGACTATGATCTGTGGGTGGGACCGGTGGAATTCAAACCCTACTCTCCGCTGTGGGTTCCCTGGAATTGGCGCGGATGGATGCATTTCGGTGGCGGCGTGATCGGTGACTGGATCTGTCACGTGGTCGATCCCGCGTATTGGGCGCTCGACCTAGGGGCTCCCACCAGCGTCACGGCGGAGGTTACGAACTATGACCCCGTCAAGCAGGGCTTAACCTATCCCTCAGGGACTCGAATCACGTTTGAGTTCCCTGCCAAGAAGGATCGCGGCCCGGTTAAACTGGTCTGGCACGACGGAAACACCACCATACCGAAACCAGCGGACTTCCCGAATGACGAAAAGGTTCCGGGAACTGGAGCCATTCTCTTTGGCGACAAGGGCATGATCGTCCATGGCTCCCACGGCGGTTCAGGCTGCCACCTGCTGCCCGAAGGCCTGATGGATCAGTACTCAGGTAAGAATGCGCCTCCCGAGAAGATCGCCCGGGTAAAGGGCCACGGCTGGGATTGGATCGACGCGATCCAAAACGGACGCGCCGCTGGCTCGGACTTCGACTACGGCGGTCGGCTGACCCAGGTGGCTTTGCTCGGCCTGATCGCGATCCGGTATCCCGGCCAGACGCTCCTCTGGAATGACAAGGTCATGAAGTTTACCAACCACAAGGAAGCCAACACCTGGCTCCGCTCCGAATATCGATCCGGTTGGAAACTGTAA
- a CDS encoding peroxiredoxin, giving the protein MALRLGDEAPNFTADTTEGKIDFHQWLGGSWGILFSHPADFTPVCTTELGAAAKLKPEFDKRGVKCIAISVDPLSAHQGWIPDINETQRCSMNFPIIADPDRQVSLMYDMIHPNADATFTVRSVFIIGPDKKVKLTLTYPASTGRNFLELLRVIDSLQLTSKYKVATPANWEHGQDCIITPAVKDAEIAALFPKGARHVKPYLRYTPQPNA; this is encoded by the coding sequence ATGGCACTCCGTTTAGGCGACGAAGCTCCGAATTTCACTGCGGATACAACCGAGGGAAAGATTGATTTCCACCAATGGCTCGGCGGCAGCTGGGGCATCTTGTTCTCCCACCCGGCCGACTTCACCCCGGTGTGCACCACCGAACTGGGCGCAGCGGCCAAGCTGAAGCCGGAGTTCGACAAGCGCGGCGTGAAATGCATCGCCATCAGCGTTGATCCGCTGTCCGCTCACCAAGGTTGGATCCCGGACATCAACGAGACGCAGCGTTGCAGCATGAACTTCCCCATTATCGCGGATCCGGACCGCCAGGTCTCCTTGATGTACGACATGATCCACCCCAACGCCGATGCCACCTTCACCGTCCGCTCGGTGTTCATCATCGGACCGGACAAGAAGGTGAAGCTGACTCTCACCTACCCTGCCTCCACCGGACGCAACTTCCTGGAACTCCTGCGCGTGATCGACTCTCTGCAGCTAACCTCGAAGTACAAGGTCGCGACCCCGGCGAACTGGGAACACGGCCAGGACTGCATCATCACCCCCGCGGTAAAGGATGCCGAGATCGCCGCTCTCTTCCCGAAAGGTGCGCGTCACGTGAAGCCGTACCTGCGCTATACCCCGCAGCCTAACGCCTAG
- a CDS encoding ankyrin repeat domain-containing protein, with the protein MTQPDQLKSDSPLKWSTGTGADVWALFCACRDGDLDAVQRLLQKDPTLVRCHFAYRKPLYFAVRENRIEVATFLLERDPDPTGLAYNDSLIQICQDRGYAAMQAVLEQSFAQRQGASDRGEKVAACIRTRDPAKVSALLDAEPELLHAGDARSNQPIHWAVMTRQLNLIDDLLQRGADIHAKRADGARPIHLTNGDYHYRGWRDVPKEVTTTPLEVLQHLVSRGAEMDLGMACATGNWHRVEELLNRDPSAVNRVSEYGSYYIGCGAPIKNAAANGHLEVVKLLLERGADPNLPEEGIAPDGHALYSAAAKGHHQIVQLLLEHGAHPNVEVESSADTLSRVISNRDLKLQQLLCSWGAARKVHLLAYDNDVPTAAAVFAANPALANDPEALANAASEGHEPFVRLMLRYQPDLPRQVSFPGWAVGAKTRELNELLFEHGMNPNATDWLGITPLHQFARTGDLEKATLFLDHGANLEARDEDICSTPLGWAAKFGQKAMVELLLSRGAKPELLDDPPWATPLSWARRRGHSEIAALLNRTAAQ; encoded by the coding sequence ATGACACAGCCTGACCAACTCAAAAGTGACTCTCCTCTCAAATGGTCAACCGGAACGGGGGCCGACGTCTGGGCTCTATTTTGCGCCTGCAGGGATGGCGATCTCGATGCCGTCCAAAGGCTGCTCCAGAAGGATCCCACCCTGGTGCGGTGCCACTTTGCCTACCGCAAACCCCTCTACTTCGCCGTCCGGGAGAACCGCATCGAGGTCGCAACGTTTCTCCTGGAACGCGATCCAGATCCAACCGGTCTCGCTTACAATGACAGCCTGATCCAGATCTGTCAGGACCGCGGCTATGCAGCGATGCAGGCGGTGCTGGAACAAAGCTTCGCGCAGCGTCAGGGAGCATCAGATCGGGGGGAGAAGGTAGCCGCGTGCATCCGCACCCGGGATCCAGCGAAGGTCTCCGCTCTCCTGGACGCGGAACCGGAGCTTCTCCACGCGGGCGACGCGCGCTCCAATCAGCCGATTCACTGGGCGGTCATGACCCGCCAACTCAACCTGATCGATGACCTCCTGCAGCGCGGGGCGGACATCCACGCTAAGCGGGCCGATGGCGCTCGTCCCATCCATCTCACAAACGGCGACTATCACTACCGAGGTTGGCGCGATGTTCCCAAAGAAGTTACCACCACCCCGCTGGAAGTCTTGCAACACTTGGTGAGTCGAGGAGCAGAAATGGATCTCGGCATGGCCTGTGCGACCGGAAATTGGCATCGTGTGGAGGAGCTTTTGAACCGCGATCCCAGCGCGGTGAATCGAGTGTCCGAGTATGGCTCGTACTACATCGGCTGTGGTGCCCCCATCAAGAACGCCGCGGCGAATGGCCATCTCGAAGTGGTGAAACTGCTGCTTGAGCGCGGGGCGGATCCGAACCTCCCCGAAGAAGGCATCGCCCCCGACGGACACGCCCTCTACTCCGCAGCCGCGAAAGGTCACCACCAAATCGTTCAGCTCCTCCTGGAGCATGGTGCCCATCCCAACGTTGAAGTGGAAAGCTCCGCCGACACCCTCAGCCGAGTCATTTCCAACCGAGACCTCAAGCTTCAGCAACTCCTCTGCTCCTGGGGTGCGGCTCGGAAGGTCCATCTCCTCGCCTATGACAATGACGTTCCCACCGCCGCGGCAGTCTTCGCCGCGAACCCTGCCTTGGCCAACGATCCGGAGGCGCTGGCCAATGCCGCTTCGGAGGGCCACGAGCCATTCGTGCGACTGATGCTGCGCTACCAACCCGACCTGCCACGGCAGGTTTCCTTTCCCGGCTGGGCGGTCGGTGCCAAGACGCGCGAACTGAATGAGCTGCTCTTCGAGCACGGCATGAACCCCAATGCCACAGACTGGCTGGGGATCACCCCGCTGCATCAGTTCGCGAGAACCGGGGACCTGGAAAAAGCCACCCTCTTCCTTGACCATGGAGCAAACCTCGAAGCACGCGACGAGGACATCTGCTCCACCCCTTTGGGCTGGGCCGCAAAATTCGGACAGAAGGCGATGGTGGAATTACTTCTGAGCCGAGGCGCCAAACCGGAGCTTCTCGACGATCCTCCCTGGGCTACGCCGCTGTCTTGGGCCAGACGCCGGGGACACTCAGAAATTGCGGCACTACTGAATAGAACTGCAGCGCAGTAG